One genomic region from Thermoleptolyngbya sichuanensis A183 encodes:
- a CDS encoding pentapeptide repeat-containing protein — MANHEHLALLKQGANAWNQWRETHAEIHPNLSYAALNQANLREVTLNQADLREGILSRADFCMASLQQADLSRADLREAILYTTDLREANLSEANLIGADLREANLSSANLSLASLCTATLCTADLRRANLREALLQGANLSHASLNQADLCLSNLREADLSRADLRGARLYTANLSHSNLYGANLSQADLRESTLSQANLREADLRQANLGMSIICLANLVGATLYQANLTRANLSMSNLCMANLSHASLGDSILIGTNLIGANLYTADLRASVMTEADLREAALNEANLSNTSLFRADLSMANLSHANLCRADLRQANLRHSNLWEAQLDGANLSGATMPDGQIHP; from the coding sequence ATGGCAAATCATGAACATCTAGCTCTGCTGAAACAGGGCGCAAACGCCTGGAACCAATGGCGCGAAACCCATGCTGAAATTCATCCGAACCTCAGCTACGCTGCACTCAACCAGGCCAACTTGCGCGAAGTGACCCTCAACCAGGCTGATTTGCGAGAAGGCATCTTGAGTCGAGCCGATTTCTGCATGGCGAGTTTGCAGCAGGCCGATCTGAGTCGGGCAGACCTACGCGAGGCAATTCTCTACACAACCGATCTGCGCGAAGCCAACCTGAGCGAAGCCAACTTAATTGGTGCCGACCTGCGAGAAGCCAATCTGAGTAGCGCCAACCTGTCGCTGGCTAGCCTTTGCACCGCAACTCTGTGTACCGCAGACCTGCGACGGGCAAATCTGCGCGAAGCCCTTCTACAGGGTGCAAATCTAAGCCATGCTTCGCTGAATCAGGCAGATTTATGCCTGTCTAACTTGCGCGAAGCCGACCTGAGCCGGGCTGATTTGCGGGGCGCACGGCTGTATACCGCCAATCTCTCCCACAGCAATCTCTACGGGGCGAACCTGAGTCAGGCCGATCTGCGCGAGTCTACGCTGAGTCAAGCCAATCTGCGGGAAGCAGATTTGCGACAGGCAAACCTCGGCATGTCAATCATTTGTCTGGCAAACCTGGTTGGCGCAACCCTGTATCAGGCTAATTTGACGCGAGCAAACCTCAGCATGTCGAACCTGTGTATGGCGAACCTGAGTCATGCAAGCCTGGGCGACTCCATTCTGATTGGCACGAATCTAATTGGCGCAAATCTCTACACCGCAGACCTGAGGGCGAGCGTCATGACGGAAGCTGACCTGCGCGAAGCCGCGCTTAATGAAGCAAATTTATCTAACACGAGTCTTTTTCGGGCCGACTTGAGCATGGCGAATCTAAGCCATGCCAACTTGTGTAGGGCAGATTTGCGACAGGCAAACTTACGACATTCAAACCTTTGGGAAGCCCAGCTTGATGGGGCGAACTTGAGCGGGGCGACGATGCCCGACGGACAAATTCATCCATAG